The Neisseria sicca genome includes a window with the following:
- the putP gene encoding sodium/proline symporter PutP, producing the protein MNPMYITFAIYLIAVLLIGLAAYFSTRNFDDYILGGRSLGPFVTAMSAGASDMSGWLLMGLPGAIYLSGLNEAWIAIGLVIGAYFNWLLVAGRLRVHTEYANNALTLPDYFFHRFGAGGHLMKVVSALIILFFFTIYCASGIVAGATLFQSLFEGMTYNQAMWLGAGATIAYTFLGGFLAVSWTDTLQASLMIFALILTPVMVYLGLGGADQMSAAIQNVAASTGKEYGSLFAGTTVIGIISTAAWGLGYFGQPHILARFMAAESAKSLVSARRIGMTWMVLCLAGAVAVGYFGIAYFGANPDQTASMHGNHERIFIALSTLLFNPWIAGIILSAILAAVMSTLSCQLLVCSSAITEDFYKGFLRKNAPQKELVWVGRLMVLAIAVISILIASDPESKVLGLVSYAWAGFGAAFGPIVILSVLWKRITAYGALSGMIAGALTVVAWAEWVKKPALAAHETGLLTMYEIVPGFIACLVVAIIVSLVDKEPSREIQERFEKADAEYREAK; encoded by the coding sequence ATGAATCCCATGTATATCACTTTTGCAATCTATCTGATTGCCGTTCTCTTGATTGGTCTGGCCGCGTATTTCTCCACGCGCAATTTCGATGATTATATTTTGGGCGGGCGCAGCTTGGGTCCGTTTGTTACGGCGATGTCGGCGGGTGCGTCCGATATGTCGGGCTGGCTTTTGATGGGTTTGCCCGGCGCGATTTATTTGAGCGGTTTGAATGAGGCTTGGATTGCCATCGGTTTGGTGATCGGCGCGTATTTCAACTGGCTTTTGGTGGCGGGCCGTCTGCGCGTACATACCGAATATGCCAACAATGCGCTGACGCTGCCTGATTATTTCTTCCACCGCTTCGGCGCGGGCGGACATTTGATGAAAGTGGTTTCCGCGCTGATTATCTTGTTTTTCTTCACGATTTATTGTGCTTCGGGCATTGTGGCGGGTGCAACTTTGTTCCAAAGCCTGTTTGAAGGCATGACTTACAATCAGGCGATGTGGCTGGGTGCGGGTGCGACCATTGCCTATACCTTCTTGGGCGGCTTTTTGGCGGTAAGCTGGACGGATACGCTGCAAGCTTCTTTGATGATTTTTGCGCTGATTTTGACGCCGGTAATGGTGTATCTGGGTCTGGGTGGTGCAGATCAAATGTCTGCCGCAATTCAAAATGTTGCCGCAAGTACAGGCAAGGAATACGGCAGTCTGTTTGCCGGTACGACCGTCATCGGCATTATTTCCACCGCCGCATGGGGCTTGGGCTATTTCGGTCAGCCGCACATTTTGGCGCGCTTTATGGCGGCTGAAAGCGCGAAATCGCTGGTGTCCGCACGCCGCATCGGTATGACTTGGATGGTGTTGTGTCTGGCAGGCGCAGTGGCGGTCGGTTATTTCGGCATTGCGTATTTTGGTGCCAATCCCGACCAAACCGCTTCCATGCACGGCAACCACGAACGTATCTTCATCGCGCTTTCTACTTTATTGTTCAACCCTTGGATTGCAGGCATTATTTTGAGCGCGATTTTGGCGGCGGTCATGTCCACTTTGTCTTGCCAGCTTTTGGTTTGCTCCAGCGCGATTACCGAAGACTTCTACAAAGGCTTTTTGCGTAAAAATGCGCCGCAAAAAGAGCTGGTGTGGGTGGGTCGTCTGATGGTGTTGGCGATTGCTGTGATCTCCATCCTGATTGCGTCCGACCCCGAAAGCAAAGTTTTGGGCTTGGTGTCTTATGCGTGGGCAGGTTTCGGCGCGGCGTTCGGCCCGATTGTGATTCTGTCGGTATTGTGGAAACGCATCACTGCATACGGCGCTTTGTCGGGCATGATTGCCGGCGCGCTGACTGTGGTGGCGTGGGCGGAGTGGGTCAAAAAACCTGCTTTGGCGGCACATGAAACCGGTCTTTTGACCATGTACGAAATCGTCCCCGGCTTCATTGCCTGCTTGGTGGTCGCTATTATCGTTTCACTTGTCGACAAAGAGCCGTCTCGTGAAATCCAAGAACGTTTTGAAAAAGCGGATGCGGAATACCGCGAGGCGAAATAA
- the ubiB gene encoding ubiquinone biosynthesis regulatory protein kinase UbiB codes for MKRLKRIKTILRTLYLYHLAELFAALVRPGWARTLLKMLPQSSEFENEPPAVRLRLALESLGPIFIKFGQVLSTRPDLIPHDYAVELAKLQDKVPPFDAQLSREQIEKSLGQSIETLYAEFETEPVASASIAQVHKARLHSGEQVAVKVLRPNLLPVIEQDLSLMRFGAAWVERLFADGKRLKPREVVAEFDKYLHDELDLMREAANASQLGRNFQNSNMLIVPKVFYDYCTSDVLTIEWMDGTPVSEIAKLKADSIDLHKLADYGVEIFFTQVFRDGFFHADMHPGNILVAADNRYIALDFGIVGTLTDYDKRYLAINFLAFFNRDYHRVATAHIESGWVPADTRAEELEAAVRAVCEPVFNKPISQISFGLVLMRLFEVSRRFNVEIQPQLVLLQKTLLNIEGLGRQLDPDLDLWKTAKPFLVKWMNEQVGPKAFLRNLKNEAPDWAQIIPSLPRKISALVDENRQQEMRDAYIHLVKVQQRQSMWLGVIAVTLLLILLFD; via the coding sequence ATGAAACGGCTCAAACGCATCAAAACCATCCTCCGCACGCTTTACCTCTACCACCTCGCAGAGCTGTTTGCCGCGCTTGTCCGTCCGGGCTGGGCGCGGACGCTGTTGAAAATGCTGCCGCAGTCGTCTGAATTTGAAAACGAACCGCCTGCCGTGCGACTTCGTTTGGCATTGGAGAGCTTAGGACCGATTTTCATCAAGTTCGGACAGGTTCTGTCCACGCGCCCCGATTTGATTCCGCATGATTACGCGGTCGAACTGGCAAAGCTGCAAGACAAAGTCCCGCCGTTTGACGCACAACTTTCACGGGAGCAAATCGAAAAATCGCTGGGGCAATCCATCGAAACGCTGTATGCTGAATTTGAAACCGAACCCGTCGCCAGTGCGTCCATCGCGCAAGTACACAAAGCCCGCCTGCATTCGGGCGAACAAGTGGCGGTCAAAGTCTTGCGCCCCAACCTTTTGCCCGTCATCGAACAGGATTTGTCGCTGATGCGCTTCGGCGCGGCGTGGGTTGAGCGTCTGTTTGCCGACGGCAAGCGTTTGAAACCGCGAGAGGTGGTGGCGGAATTCGACAAATATCTGCATGACGAGTTGGACTTGATGCGCGAAGCCGCCAATGCCAGCCAACTTGGACGCAATTTCCAAAACAGCAATATGCTGATTGTGCCTAAAGTGTTTTACGACTACTGCACCAGCGACGTGCTGACCATCGAATGGATGGACGGCACGCCGGTATCCGAAATCGCCAAACTCAAAGCCGACAGCATCGATTTGCACAAACTCGCCGATTACGGCGTGGAAATCTTCTTCACGCAAGTCTTCCGCGACGGCTTTTTCCATGCCGATATGCACCCCGGCAACATTTTGGTCGCCGCCGACAATCGCTACATCGCCCTCGATTTCGGCATCGTCGGCACGCTGACCGACTACGACAAGCGCTATCTCGCCATCAACTTCCTCGCCTTTTTCAACCGCGACTACCACCGCGTCGCCACAGCCCACATCGAATCGGGCTGGGTGCCCGCCGACACGCGCGCGGAAGAATTGGAAGCTGCTGTCCGCGCCGTGTGCGAGCCGGTGTTCAACAAACCGATTTCGCAAATTTCCTTCGGTTTGGTACTGATGCGCCTGTTTGAAGTCAGCCGCCGCTTCAATGTCGAAATCCAACCGCAGCTTGTACTGCTGCAAAAAACGCTGCTCAACATCGAAGGCTTGGGACGGCAGCTTGATCCCGATTTGGACTTGTGGAAAACCGCCAAACCGTTTTTAGTGAAGTGGATGAACGAACAGGTCGGCCCGAAAGCCTTTTTGCGCAACCTCAAAAACGAAGCCCCCGACTGGGCACAAATCATCCCTTCCCTGCCGCGCAAAATCAGCGCGCTGGTTGACGAAAACCGCCAGCAGGAAATGCGCGATGCCTATATCCATTTGGTCAAAGTGCAGCAGCGGCAAAGCATGTGGCTGGGCGTGATTGCGGTTACTTTGCTTCTGATTTTGCTGTTTGATTAA
- a CDS encoding accessory factor UbiK family protein translates to MFGKQLFEEVSAKISETIANSPAKDMEKNVKAMLGSAFNRMDLVTREEFDIQQQVLIKTRTKLVELEERLAKLEAAQEPEQTALEAAQAAAQEAVEEIKQQTEAGE, encoded by the coding sequence ATGTTCGGCAAACAACTCTTTGAAGAAGTCAGCGCAAAAATCAGCGAAACCATCGCCAACAGCCCCGCCAAAGACATGGAGAAAAACGTCAAAGCCATGCTCGGAAGCGCGTTCAACCGCATGGATTTGGTTACGCGCGAAGAATTCGACATCCAGCAGCAGGTTTTGATCAAAACCCGCACCAAATTGGTCGAGCTGGAAGAGCGTCTGGCAAAACTTGAAGCCGCGCAAGAGCCTGAGCAGACCGCATTGGAAGCCGCGCAAGCCGCAGCCCAAGAAGCCGTCGAAGAAATCAAACAGCAAACCGAAGCCGGCGAATAA
- a CDS encoding SPOR domain-containing protein: MNKNTQYGKGLFGFFFGLLLATGVIGGILYFLNQDTPNAFKGATEPQKQQTEPEILKPQEKSKPEAKPEAKPETEEPPVVVPVEKERPTEETKPEVKRSEADDDAAAKEKERAEKEAQEKADKAKADKERADKEKAEKERAVREAEDEAREAEKALREAEKEDQDAAERELKQKLAEKKAELAKKRAEKAKADKEAADKAQKAAELTDKQKARAERKLAEKKAAEKKAAEAKKTETAKKTNKPTPEQILNSGSIEKARQEANKGAAKEAKKADAEKSSAKADNAKAETKAAEGGKKVILQMGSYADRNSADAQRAKLAMLGISSKVVERTNGDKTVYRVQSNSMSSEAAKNIQKDLQKHNINSLMRSAQ, from the coding sequence ATGAATAAGAACACTCAATACGGCAAAGGCCTTTTCGGCTTTTTCTTCGGCCTCCTCCTCGCTACCGGCGTGATCGGGGGTATCCTGTATTTTCTGAATCAAGACACGCCGAACGCCTTTAAAGGCGCGACCGAGCCGCAAAAACAGCAAACCGAGCCTGAAATCCTCAAGCCGCAGGAAAAATCCAAACCTGAGGCTAAGCCTGAAGCCAAGCCTGAAACGGAAGAACCGCCTGTCGTTGTTCCCGTAGAGAAAGAGCGTCCGACCGAAGAGACCAAGCCTGAGGTGAAACGCAGCGAGGCTGACGACGATGCCGCAGCCAAAGAAAAAGAACGCGCTGAGAAAGAAGCGCAAGAAAAGGCAGATAAAGCCAAAGCCGACAAAGAGCGCGCAGACAAAGAAAAAGCGGAAAAAGAACGTGCCGTCCGCGAAGCAGAAGATGAAGCCCGCGAGGCTGAAAAAGCCCTGCGCGAAGCTGAAAAAGAAGACCAAGATGCTGCCGAACGCGAGTTGAAACAAAAACTTGCCGAGAAAAAGGCAGAGCTTGCGAAAAAACGCGCCGAAAAAGCCAAAGCCGACAAAGAGGCCGCCGATAAAGCCCAAAAGGCAGCTGAGTTGACCGACAAACAAAAAGCGCGCGCCGAGCGCAAACTTGCCGAGAAAAAAGCGGCAGAGAAAAAAGCCGCCGAAGCCAAAAAAACCGAAACTGCTAAAAAAACCAACAAACCGACTCCCGAACAAATCTTGAATAGCGGCAGCATCGAAAAAGCCCGTCAGGAAGCGAATAAAGGTGCGGCGAAAGAAGCGAAGAAAGCCGACGCGGAAAAATCATCCGCCAAAGCCGACAATGCTAAAGCTGAGACCAAAGCAGCAGAAGGCGGTAAAAAAGTCATCCTGCAAATGGGTTCGTACGCCGACCGCAACAGCGCCGACGCGCAACGTGCCAAACTCGCCATGCTGGGCATTTCGTCCAAAGTGGTCGAGCGCACCAACGGCGACAAAACCGTTTACCGCGTACAAAGCAACAGCATGTCGTCTGAAGCCGCGAAAAACATTC
- a CDS encoding YifB family Mg chelatase-like AAA ATPase: MSLALVYSRALSGMNAPLVEVEAHLANGLPHFNIVGLPDTEVKESRDRVRAAIIQSGFDFPAKKITVNLAPADLPKESGRFDLPIALGILAASGQIAPEKLAQYEFAGELALSGMLRPVRGALAMAWQGMQAGRSFVLPQENAEQAAVMRGITVYGARSLGEVAAHLNGIEPLAQTACQVPQRSSENDKLPDLIDVKGQHTARLALEIAAAGGHSLLMMGPPGTGKSMLSQRLPGILPPLTEDELVEVWALRSLLPNHQQQLDSHRPFRSPHHSASSAAMVGGGSDPRPGEISLAHHGVLFLDELPEFDRKVLEVLREPLENGEIHISRAARQAVYPAKFQLVAAMNPCPCGYLGHPVKPCRCTPESVARYRSKISGPLLDRIDLTIEVPSLSAAELMQQEAGESSAVVLARVIAARDKQYARQGKVNAALSVSELDTSARIQKEAQEALGNLLEKLSLSARSFHRIMRVARTLADLAGDEEVGRSHVLKAVSFRRAL, from the coding sequence ATGTCGCTTGCCTTGGTTTACAGCCGCGCCTTGAGCGGCATGAATGCGCCGTTGGTCGAAGTGGAAGCCCACCTTGCCAACGGCCTGCCTCATTTCAACATCGTCGGACTGCCCGACACCGAAGTCAAAGAAAGCCGCGACCGCGTGCGCGCCGCCATCATCCAAAGCGGTTTCGACTTCCCAGCCAAAAAAATCACCGTCAACCTAGCCCCTGCCGACCTGCCTAAAGAATCGGGACGTTTCGACCTGCCGATTGCGTTGGGTATCCTCGCCGCATCCGGACAAATCGCACCCGAAAAGCTCGCGCAATACGAGTTTGCCGGCGAATTGGCGCTTTCCGGCATGTTGCGCCCCGTGCGCGGCGCGTTGGCGATGGCGTGGCAGGGTATGCAGGCAGGACGCTCTTTCGTCCTGCCGCAGGAAAACGCGGAACAAGCCGCCGTGATGCGCGGCATTACCGTTTACGGTGCGCGTTCGTTGGGTGAAGTCGCTGCCCATTTGAACGGCATCGAACCCTTGGCGCAAACCGCCTGCCAAGTTCCGCAGAGGTCGTCTGAAAACGACAAACTGCCCGACCTCATCGATGTCAAAGGTCAACACACCGCCCGCCTTGCTTTGGAAATCGCTGCCGCGGGCGGACACAGCCTCTTAATGATGGGGCCGCCGGGAACGGGCAAATCCATGCTTTCCCAACGGCTGCCCGGCATCCTGCCGCCTTTGACCGAAGACGAATTGGTCGAAGTATGGGCTTTGCGTTCGCTCCTGCCCAATCATCAGCAACAACTCGACAGCCACCGTCCTTTCCGCAGCCCGCACCATAGCGCCAGCTCGGCAGCCATGGTCGGCGGCGGTTCCGACCCGCGTCCGGGCGAGATTTCATTGGCGCATCACGGCGTTTTATTTTTGGACGAGCTGCCCGAGTTTGATCGCAAAGTTTTGGAAGTTTTGCGCGAACCGTTGGAAAACGGCGAAATCCACATTTCCCGCGCGGCGCGTCAAGCCGTCTATCCCGCCAAATTTCAGCTTGTCGCCGCCATGAACCCTTGTCCTTGCGGTTATCTCGGGCATCCCGTCAAACCCTGCCGCTGCACGCCCGAAAGTGTCGCACGTTACCGCAGCAAAATTTCCGGCCCGCTGCTCGACCGCATCGATTTGACCATCGAAGTTCCGAGCCTGTCCGCCGCCGAACTGATGCAGCAGGAAGCAGGAGAAAGCAGCGCCGTCGTGTTGGCGCGCGTGATCGCCGCCCGCGACAAACAATACGCGCGGCAAGGCAAAGTGAATGCCGCCTTGAGCGTCAGTGAACTCGACACGTCCGCACGCATCCAAAAAGAAGCGCAGGAAGCCTTGGGCAACCTGTTGGAAAAACTTTCACTCTCCGCCCGCAGTTTCCACCGCATCATGCGCGTGGCGCGTACGCTGGCAGATTTGGCGGGAGATGAAGAAGTCGGCAGAAGCCACGTTTTGAAAGCCGTCAGCTTCCGCCGCGCGTTGTAA
- a CDS encoding IS30 family transposase has translation MSYTQLTQDERYHIQYLSRHCTIAEIAKQLNRHKSTISREIRRHRTQGQQYSAEKAQKQSRSIKQRKRQPYKLDSQRIQHIDTLIRRKLSPEQVCAYLRKHHQITLHHSTIYRYLRQDKSNGGTLWQHLRICSKPYRKRYGSTWTRGKVPNRVGIENRPAIVDQKTRIGDWEADTIVGKGQKSALLTLVERVTRYTIVCKLDSLKAEDTALAAVRALKAHKARVHTITMDNGKEFYQHTKIAEALKAKTYFCRPYHSWEKGLNENTNGLIRQYFPKQTDFRNISNREIRRVQDELNHRPRKTLGYETPSVLFLNLFKPLIH, from the coding sequence ATGAGCTACACGCAACTGACCCAAGACGAACGATACCACATCCAATACCTGTCCCGCCACTGCACCATCGCCGAAATCGCCAAACAGCTTAACCGACACAAAAGCACCATCAGCCGCGAAATCAGACGGCACCGCACCCAAGGGCAGCAATACAGCGCCGAAAAGGCCCAGAAGCAGAGCCGGTCTATCAAGCAGCGTAAGCGACAACCCTATAAGCTCGATTCGCAGCGGATTCAACACATCGACACCCTTATCCGCCGCAAACTCAGTCCTGAACAAGTATGCGCCTACCTGCGCAAACACCACCAAATCACGCTCCACCACAGCACCATTTACCGCTACCTTCGCCAAGACAAAAGCAACGGCGGCACGTTGTGGCAACACCTCAGAATATGCAGCAAACCCTACCGCAAACGCTACGGCAGCACATGGACCAGAGGCAAAGTGCCCAACCGTGTCGGCATAGAAAACCGACCCGCTATCGTCGACCAGAAAACCCGCATCGGCGATTGGGAAGCCGACACCATCGTCGGCAAAGGACAGAAAAGCGCATTACTGACCTTGGTCGAACGCGTTACCCGCTACACCATCGTCTGCAAATTGGATAGCCTCAAAGCCGAAGACACTGCTCTGGCAGCCGTTAGGGCATTAAAGGCACATAAAGCCAGAGTGCACACCATCACTATGGATAACGGCAAAGAGTTCTATCAACACACCAAAATAGCCGAAGCATTGAAGGCGAAAACCTATTTTTGCCGCCCCTACCATTCTTGGGAGAAAGGGCTGAATGAGAACACCAACGGACTCATCCGCCAATATTTCCCCAAACAAACCGATTTCCGAAACATCAGCAATCGGGAGATACGCAGGGTTCAAGATGAATTGAACCACCGGCCAAGAAAAACACTTGGCTACGAAACGCCAAGTGTTTTATTCTTGAATCTGTTCAAACCACTGATACACTAG